TTCCTGCACGTCCTGCTGCACAGCCCGCTTCTCGAACGACACTTCGCTGATCGGGACAATCTCTTTTTGAATGCTGGCCCGCTCGGTGGTCAGTTCGACCTCATAGCTCTGGCCGGGTTGCAGCTCCTGATCGCCCATGCGGACGCACCCTGCGCCCTCACGCACCACGATTTCCAAGCATTCGGTTCGCAGCGTCACAGGTACCATTTCCTCACGCTCACGCACCACTTTGCGGACGGTCACGGCACCTACGGACTCGCGGATCACCTCGACGTTGGCCCGCTCCTCGTACAGCACCAGGCGGTCGGTCTGTCCGGCCAACAGGCCAGTTGATTCCGTACGCAGATCATGGCCCATTTCAGCAGTGGTGCCCGGCAGGTCACGGCTTTGCTCGGTAGTCTCGGTGGCTTCCAGGTGGCGTTCGCCGGGATTCAGTCGGTCATCGGTCATCGGTCATCTCCCCCTTTTCAGTGATGGCTTGGTTCAAAACGATACGGAAAAAGGCGGGAATGACCCGCCCTTTTCTAAGTCGTGAATGGATTAGGCGCGGCGGTTGGGGTCAACGGTACCGTCGACATCAATCTGGCCGTCACGGTCCACGTCCAGCACTTCGCGGCCCACGGTCTCGGTCACGGTCTGGGTTTCGGTCACGGCGCGCTTGCCGATTTCGACTTCTTCGGTGACGTAAGCCTGCTTGCTGACATTGGCACGCTCAGCTTCCAGATCCACTTGCATGGTCTGCTGACCTTCGCCCAGACGGGCGCCGTCCACAGGAGTAGCATCAGTCACTTCGTGACGGGTGATGACCACTTCTTCGCGCTGCAGGGGCACTTCGATCTGCTCCTGGCGGGTTTCGACGTGCTTGCCGATGCGAACGCTACCAGCTTTGAAGCGCTCTTTGTTGACGGTCAAACGCTCTTCCAGCAGTTGCAGACGGTCAG
The sequence above is a segment of the Deinococcus radiophilus genome. Coding sequences within it:
- a CDS encoding YsnF/AvaK domain-containing protein; translation: MTDDRLNPGERHLEATETTEQSRDLPGTTAEMGHDLRTESTGLLAGQTDRLVLYEERANVEVIRESVGAVTVRKVVREREEMVPVTLRTECLEIVVREGAGCVRMGDQELQPGQSYEVELTTERASIQKEIVPISEVSFEKRAVQQDVQETVTLHREVLDIEDPQGLVANRTDLLDDLR